The sequence below is a genomic window from Anopheles cruzii chromosome 3, idAnoCruzAS_RS32_06, whole genome shotgun sequence.
ACATCCGAACGACAgatgcaccgtgtcacacAGAGCCGGTCGTGCCCCGTGCCCCCGTTCACTCTGCTGAAGCTGTAAGTTGGATGAGGAAAAATAGTGCGACGTGTTTTCATGCCTTTTGCGGTTTTAAATCCATCTTTTCCATCTCGGCAACTGGCGTTGTTTCGggcattttctttccgtcACTCAAGTCACACACCACGCGAAAAGAAATGTTCTTTTTCTGCTAAATTGTTGGCAAATTGATTCCACTCGCGCTTTTAGCGACTTGCTGTCGTGGGACTTCGGCGAACTTATGACAGCTCACAGCCATGGCGAGGGGGGCAACGTACGTCATCTGGATCTTTTTTCACGCACACAAAAGGCGAAAGGCTGATGCAAGAGCGAAGCAATAACGTGGTACGAAATTGCATTTCTTCAGGCGTTTTTCTGCTCCACAGCGCAGAAGgattttaaattgattgtGACACGACGAGCAGGATAAATGCTTATTGCACGCCAAAGGATACATTGATTCACACCTGACCATGCCGGCAGCTAGCGCGGAGTACCGATTTCGAGAGCCATGCGGCACACGGGCATACCTTGttatttttccccatttcaaCTGCGATTATCGAAGGATAAATGGAGTGTTGTTCTTCGAGGACACTTTGCGGAACCGAAATATGAAACACCGGGACTGTAACACCACGTTCGTGCGGTATGTTTGGCCACTAGAAGGGTATAATATTTTGGTCTGCTAGTCTAGTGAATTTACTCTGCTCAAAGTGACGCACTGCGCCGAATCcacgaaaaatgaaataaaagaaaaaaacatgcgTTGACAGACTCTTGAGTTTGCTATAAATATATTTCCGAACAGTCCTACGAAATATCGCAGTTTAGCTTTTTTGTACGACTCAAAGAGTTTCACATAAATTAATCTTATGCCCGACGCTCTTTCTGCTTtttaaaagaagaaacatgCTGATTCAGTTCTGGTCTGAGATTCAGACTTAAGCGGATTCTAAGTTCCGTTAATCACCGTTTTGCAGCACAGGATTCCAGTTCCAAAAGGAAGGGTTTTTAATGACGTATTGTCGATACACAGTATCGGCTGGATCCATACTggttaattttccttttttcccataGGTCGCATACTTTTCAATCATTGTCCTGAATAAGAATAGGCTCGGATGGTTCCTCTACACGCCGCTCGCCATTCTTTCTATGTCGTTTTAGATCGTTTAACTTCAGTTTTGAACGATGGgtggttttcttcttttctcggTTGTTGTGATTGACCATCGATATTACGGTGCGGTTTAGGAACCGTATGTTGGTCTTTCTCAGCGGGCATTTTCGCAACGCAGTTGACCCCTGCTGTTCAGCCCGTGTCTTTCCTTGCGTTGTTTCTCGGAGAATCTCTGCGACGGCTTGTCTGTCATAAAACAGGGCAAAATGTTGTGTAAGTTATCTTTTCCGCGAGCGTACGGTTCAAATGCTACCTGGTCAGTTCATCACACTTTGCATCCTTTAGATGGCTTCCGGAGGGACGTTTACTTGAGTTTTCTGGCAAATGCTTTTTGGGGACACTATGGCAGACGCGAACAACGCCGGGAATGATTGCGTTAGGTGGATGGATAGCTTTATTTTGTTGACTCGCATGATAAAGCGTGGCACTTTGAGATGATGCGGTTGCCGCTCTACGTACGATACCAGGAATGAGCTGCGATTGATCGTTCATGTTGCAAACTTCCAATGCCCAATTACTTTTAACATTATCATTGCACTAAGATGTGGACGATCTACTCGGAAGAACAACTTCAATCGTCGCGTTTATTGCACTCGATTGTAAACACCAAAAACGTAAACATAAACCCTTCAACAGCTGTCAATTGAGTAACAAAATCTGACACCTGTCACATGCGTTTTACGTGGACGTTTCAAATTGACCGTTGAAGAAGCGCACTTTGAGCATGGAGCTTCTGTAATCGCTTTGCCTTTTTTAATTGTTGTTATTAATCGGCTTTGCGCGGTTAAGCCACCTCTCGAAAGTACCGACTCTGAAAGAGTTAGCAACTTTGGTTAATGCTGGTCTTGAAAAGGGCTGGTGGACCCCGGAAGAAGTATTTGAAGGCACCGACTCTGGTTGGCCGGAATTCGCGGGACTACACTGTCTCATCCAGAGAAGAATCTGAACGTATTGGCCCTGATTGAAGTAACTGGAAATACCGACTCAGGTTAATGGGCCAAAAAAGGAATGAGGTCGGGCGCGAACTAGCGACGAGTATGTTCAACGGCCAGGTTAGTTCTTGTACACGAtcttcatttcgttttttattaataaattacGAATCAATCTTTACATACGCTTGCACCGGTGGTACTTTTGCACGTTTGCTCGTCTGTCATCGGTGATACACATGGTTTTGGTTTATGAGATTAAAAATCATAAGTTGTCTGGTGTCGTACCTCAACACGCGATACGGCGAAGTTGCTCTAAGATCTACATCAATAAACGGTAAAAGTGCAACCACACAATTGACACCGTAACGTGTTCGATCATGTGCAGTATGTGTTCCGGTGCAGGGTTACGGAAGAACACAAATTTCCTGGAGGTTGAACTACATAAAACACGAAATGTAGCTCCGTTTGCTGCTTTTTGCCTAGCATTCGGTAATCATCGTCATGTGGTGACCATATCGTTCCCTATTATGTCTTATAAACCGTTTCTTTCTAGTTATCCTATCCTATTTATGTCTTGTAAATCCCGTGAACGATCCGTGGATGAGTGTGAAAACATTCGTGAATATGATTAGTTTCGACTTCGTTACAATGATGAGGTGCagttgacaaaacaaaaccacaacgCCTCTGTTCTTGGTGAGAATATTAGTTCGATGTGACCGATAGAAAGTCTATCTTCTTTTCTCACGTTGCACGAAAACTTACATTCCAACAACGCCACACGCCATTCCCCTTCGATTGGATTGCACTATTTAGAGATCTGATCTTTCCTGTTTTTATGGTGGGATTGGTCCCCAGTTCTTCGCACCCAGCATGGGACCGTGCGACTGTAAAGTGCACGCCTTTTTAAAGCCTTTGCGGGCCaaatgaagcgaaaacaacaaaaacgattAAATGTTGAAGGCTTGTCTTTAACAATTCCCAATAGGCAACAAAACATCGACAACAAGTTAACATATCTGCATCCTGCTGTTCAAATTAGCCTCAACTTTGCGATcaacgaaataaattatctATGCCGTGAGGCCGAAGCTCTGTTTTGAATTAACTTCGACGTGCACGGCTTGTGCTCGTTGCTCAATTTCTTTAAACTACAAATTGTTCAAACTGTCTGTATGACTCCCACGCGGCCATATCCGCACTCCGCAACTAAGCTTGGCAGCACTTGACAGAaggataacaaaaacaaaattgaattcTGCCCGTAATGCTTCTGCCCTCAGTTTTCGCACAACAAATGCATTATCCTACCTCGTTTCCTAACCGATACCAGCGACTTCCGTGTGACTGGCAACACATTATCTCCCGATACGATGCCGATCCGAAGTCACGGAAATTAACAAATTTTCTaacaaaatcgaccaaaaCACCCGCAGACGTGGCGTGGAGTGTGATTCAATATATACACAATGGTGTGATGAATGAGGTGCAACCCTTTCTGCGTTCGAGCGTGTGTCGttgcggtggccattttgattgCCTCAATGGGGGCCGCCAGAGATCGACGGACCTAGAACTAAGGTTTACGTCTGAACACACAGCTGGTGAGCGGTTGGCCAATCTCATACATTGTCTAACATCCTGTTCCTGCTCCCGCTACTGGAGTGACAAATGGGCATATAACTACATGAAATATCCTACAATGTTTTCCTAAAGTCAGCCTCCTCCATCCGGTGGCGTGTGGTGCCACCGTCCGAGCAGCTAACAGAACCAATAAAACGCCACCCGGCTTACGGTGGCCCCTTTCTTCCAACGAGCTGCGCTGAGAGGCTTCGACAAGCCTCTACGGAGTACGATGGAGAATTACAATTACAAAATCCGTTCCTAACGTGGCACATTCCAATTCAGCTAACCGTCGGCTCCCGCGGACCTATCGTGCGCCCTCGTCAATGGGACGAGGTCATGATGATGACGTCCGGGGCAGACTTCCGGATGTCGGCCCCCATTGGCCTCACCGATTCGAGCACGATTTTCTGCCCGTGCGGATGCTGATGGCCGTGAccaccgtgcgtgtgtgtgtgggaatgcGAGTGACCACCGTGCAGCTGATGATGATCCTCGTCGTGCCGGTCGTCGAACCCGGGCTCGTGGACGCCCGGCGAGTGGTCCTCCAGCTCGAGTCGGTTCAGCTTGATGCTTTTACCCTCGAGCGTTCCACcgccgtgatggtggtgatgatggtgatgatggtgtttcacccgcggcggtggcggtgtgacCGCTGGAAGCTGCTGAGGCTGGTGCTcctgcggtggctgctgctgttgactCTCGTACCCGAAGGTGGAAAATCGTATGCTGTTCGGTAGCTGGTTGGGCGCTTGGTTAACTTTATTCTTAAAAACTGGCTGAAACAGTGACTCCCTGCGGAAGAACGGAGCAGAACAAAACCATCAGTGACATACGGAATAAGAGATTTGCGGCGCCAGCCGGACTCGTACCTTGTCTGACAGGCCATATCACACATCCCGCCACTACCGTCACGCCCCAGCGTCCCGGACCGCGACAGGGGGTCCTCGAGGTAGCTGCCACCTCGCAGGATGTCCTGCGGCTCAGCCTTGATGTCTATCCTACTGCTAAACATGGGTCCTCCGCTACCGGCGCTACCTCCGCCACTCATCTCGCGGTAGTAACCGCCGGAGACGTTCGTGTTACCAGCTCCcattccgccaccaccaccacctccgctCCCGTTGAGGCTCGTTTCGAGGATATTGATCGGTTCCTTGTCGAAGGCGGGCGGTGGCAGCTTGGTGATGTCCAGGTCGACCAGCTTTTTCGTCGAGTGGCGGCCGAGTTCGTTCAGTTTGCTTTCGCGCGACTGCCGTATGTGCTCGCGGATGATCTTGTGATCGCGGATGATCTTCCGGCTGCAGTTGAACAGGAACAGCAGTATCATACCGCCCAGGATTAGCCCGAACAcgatcacgatgatgatgacgtgTTCCGACTGGGCAGCGGCCGCTTTCTGTCCAACCAAAAGCAGAGCGCCTGTTAGAGGTAGCCATTCGGCCCGGTAGCCCGATCACCACACGCTCACCTGACACTCATCCTCGTCCCAGCGAAACCGACAGTTGATGCGCCCGTTGCAGCGCAAGTCGCCCGAGATGCACGTCGCATCCTCGCAGTCGTACTCGGTGTCTTCGCAAGCTGTGGCAGAGGAAAAACCGGATGGCAAAGTGTAAGTGATACCCAAATTGGTGTGGCCGCAGCGGGACCCATCGCTTGACTTACTCTCGCCGGCTGCCTTCTCGCGGAAGGCGGTGAACAGAATGGAGAACGTGGAGTTGACGGCGGCCGCTTCGGCGAAGAACCGGATGTGAACTACGTTCGAGCGCGAAACGACCGAATCCGCAATGGAACCGCAAAAGTTTTTCAGTCTACTCGAGAGGGCGAGAGGAGAGGCGAGAAAAAGTGGAGCCGTTATTGGGTTTCCGAAAGTTTCGGGCGCGAACCGAAGTTCCGTCTCGGGGCGTACCTCGAGGGTAGATCTGTGCGCTCGGTGAACACGTCGACGAAGTTGCTTTCGCAATCGTTCGGTCGCTCGAGCTTAAACTTCAGGAACGACAATTGAATCTGCAACGGAACGCAAGTTTCGGATCAGGACGGGCAGGGTTTTCGGGGGTTAGCGCTGGGCTTGGGCTTACCTTCCAGCCATCGGCCACCGTGACAACCCACATGCAGTCGAGCGAGAGGCCGTGCTCGATCACGGTTAGCTGCTTTTCGCGGGGTACATCGGACCGATTGACGAAGCCCTCCATGCCGGACACTTCCATGCGGCAACTTTCGTCATCGTAGATGGCTGCAAACGGGAAGGGAACCGGTTAAGTGGTCAATCATTTAACCGACGACGGGATGTGCCGTGCCGGAGCGATCACATACATGACGTCGGCCGTGGGACGTAATCGTACACCACGACGAACCCGTTGTACTCGATGTTTTCGTCCGAGTGGAAGTGGAGCCACAGGAAGCGTTCCCTGGAGGTGATCATCGGTGGGTACGTTTGGCCACAGTACTTGCCGATGAGCGTCGAGAATCCGTGCGCTCCGTCGCGAACCTGGAACGAAGATACGGTCAGTTTATCCGGTCGGCGGTGCTCCGACCTCTGGGGCTGCCGTCAGTCCTTACCTCCAGAAAGTCGTACTTGCACTCCTCGGACGGTTCGACGTAGAAGTGGTCCCGAAAGTCCAACCGGACCAGGAATCCGATCGGTGcctccagcaccaccacgcagTCACTGTTGTTCGGGTAGTTGCCCGGCCACCCCGGGTTGTAGAGCGTTTTGGAGTCGGGATCGCCCATCGTGAACGTTTCGCAGTGCGGCAGGGCGGACGCCCCGGCATACTCCGGCGGAACCGCCCGCTGGTAGCGTATGTCGCGGCGCGGGATGAAGCTGACGGCCCCTTCCCGGTCGAGGTTAATGATGTCGGCCGCCACGAACGCGTTCACGTCGGCCACTTCCGCCCGGGATGCTCGGTTCTGGTGGCTCGGTGGTcccaaaccgaaaccaccgccgccggaagctTCTCGGTAGGCCGGTGTGGCGACCGTCGGAAGCGATACAAACGCCGGCGGCGGTAACTTGCTGCTGTGGAGCCCttccgtgccgccgccgccctcggTGCCGTGTCCGGTTTCGGCCGCTGACGTCAGCAGAATACCTAgaacaccggccggccgtgcgtCGAGCGTGTTGGGTTGGCAAGCGGAATGGatggaattaaattaaaatcttcACCGTCCCGCCCCCCGACGAGCTCACCTGCCAATACGTTGGCACCGAACAGGAACAGGCGCAGGCAGCCATGGGCACTCATCGTTGCGCTCTTTCTTgcacgcgccgcgccgcttcTTTTCGAACATAAAACGGAACTCCGAAAGAAATCACCTCCTTGCGCTCCTTACCGCGGCGGTCAATCTgttttcgcttccttcttcATGAAGGTTCCTTCGCTGccgctttccggtggccgttttaTTCTCTTCTGCCGTCCGCTCCCCCgccactaacacacacacacacacagagtttGTGTTCCGCTCAGCTTGAGCCCGCGCCACTAAATTAGCTTCGATAATTTGGTAAAGCTAAATTCTATCGaaccaccgcgcaccgcggcccgcaccggaagtggcgctTTTTCGCACTTCGGCGCTAATCCCTAAAGAACAGGAAATTGTTCTCCGTTCATTCTGCCCCCGCTGGTTGCGCAGaaggtgatggtggcggcggccggaggTGCGCCTAGAACATCCAGCGGGTAAATCTATTTATTTGCTCGCACAGCTGGGGCGGGCTTCGGGTGCGCCAATTGAGGTTAGGGTCTTTGGGCTGGGCTTTTTGTTCGCTGTTTTCCCGTAGGCACACGCGCACCGGGGCAGGAAACACGGGCAAAGTGAACTTGGCGATGGTGGAAAAGCGCCACTCGCTGGCGGCCCCGACACGGATGTCCCCGATGGTGTGTGCCGGTCCTTTAACGATTTTGTTTCGAGTTTCTGAAAAATGCGAAAAGGAGAACACCGACACCAATGTTAGCGTTTGTTGCAACTGGCAAACATAATGTGACACACTCAAAGTTTTGTGCCCAAACTCGATTAAGTTATGCGGTCGGGAGCGGGGGGGTGTTCTTTTCAACTGTCCGCGGGACACTTTGTCACCCGGCGCCCTGTCATTTCCAACTACCACCACGGAACGGCTTTTCTATGGTGAAAAGGACTGAAGCGacgggttttatttattttggtcAATCGTTGTCAATTCTATTAATTCTTGTAACGTTGTAACTTGTATTGTAGCTAATTGTCATTATTCAGTGGCGCTCTTAAAGGTTGAAGCAACACATTTGTAGAGGGGCAAACATCGGTTAGGATTCGAACCAAGTGTTTGATGAAACTATTCAGGTCGGTTCGTGATAAGTAACGCTAGTTAATACTCATAATCATCGAACCGTCAGCATGCAATCATTTAGAAGACGATCACACTCAAATATGACATGTTTTCATTAGAACTTTAAATTGGAACACCGCAAACGCCATCGTTTGTCGATGGACCTGGTATTATTGGAAAGATTATTTATTGGCATTCGTATTACAACAAATGTCTCTGAGGACGTAACCTCTACGGCGCACATTACGTGCTCTGTAGGGGATTGTGGAATTCCGACGTATTGCTGGGCGGTTAGTTTAGTGAAGCGCATTTGCGGTTAAAGGGACACCGTATTAAACGGAATTGTCGTGGTCTCTGAACACCATAACAACCGGAAGCTAGTTCCGGTGGTTGTTCTTTATTAGACGGTGCAAACCTTTGGCTAATGTATCTTTTGAAAAAAGATTGCGGGTCGTTATGGCAATTTGTAGTCAAACTCAGAATCCTACTCCATCAAAAACGGTCTCGACCAAAACCGCTTCATTTCTTTTTGAGAGCTTTTCCAGTTCTATT
It includes:
- the LOC128273827 gene encoding uncharacterized protein LOC128273827 — translated: MNDQSQLIPGIVRRAATASSQSATLYHASQQNKAIHPPNAIIPGVVRVCHSVPKKHLPENSSKRPSGSHLKDAKCDELTRQAVAEILRETTQGKTRAEQQGSTALRKCPLRKTNIRFLNRTVISMVNHNNREKKKTTHRSKLKLNDLKRHRKNGERRVEEPSEPILIQDND
- the LOC128270853 gene encoding uncharacterized protein LOC128270853, which translates into the protein MSAHGCLRLFLFGANVLAGELVGGRDGILLTSAAETGHGTEGGGGTEGLHSSKLPPPAFVSLPTVATPAYREASGGGGFGLGPPSHQNRASRAEVADVNAFVAADIINLDREGAVSFIPRRDIRYQRAVPPEYAGASALPHCETFTMGDPDSKTLYNPGWPGNYPNNSDCVVVLEAPIGFLVRLDFRDHFYVEPSEECKYDFLEVRDGAHGFSTLIGKYCGQTYPPMITSRERFLWLHFHSDENIEYNGFVVVYDYVPRPTSSIYDDESCRMEVSGMEGFVNRSDVPREKQLTVIEHGLSLDCMWVVTVADGWKIQLSFLKFKLERPNDCESNFVDVFTERTDLPSRLKNFCGSIADSVVSRSNVVHIRFFAEAAAVNSTFSILFTAFREKAAGETCEDTEYDCEDATCISGDLRCNGRINCRFRWDEDECQKAAAAQSEHVIIIVIVFGLILGGMILLFLFNCSRKIIRDHKIIREHIRQSRESKLNELGRHSTKKLVDLDITKLPPPAFDKEPINILETSLNGSGGGGGGGMGAGNTNVSGGYYREMSGGGSAGSGGPMFSSRIDIKAEPQDILRGGSYLEDPLSRSGTLGRDGSGGMCDMACQTRESLFQPVFKNKVNQAPNQLPNSIRFSTFGYESQQQQPPQEHQPQQLPAVTPPPPRVKHHHHHHHHHHGGGTLEGKSIKLNRLELEDHSPGVHEPGFDDRHDEDHHQLHGGHSHSHTHTHGGHGHQHPHGQKIVLESVRPMGADIRKSAPDVIIMTSSH